The following are encoded together in the Phaseolus vulgaris cultivar G19833 chromosome 9, P. vulgaris v2.0, whole genome shotgun sequence genome:
- the LOC137820033 gene encoding protein OVEREXPRESSOR OF CATIONIC PEROXIDASE 3 has translation MSAAFQCLWGAPTEPFLVPVQSLTLPFHRKPFFCSVPHYSPARNLSSVIVAASSKKKKNKKKLSRHHVTEGGEEDMDAFELLFKQLEQDLKRGDLSDDDGEGGITEEEMALLERELDNALGDFDSELLNSDVIDIELGSDPENDGNGDGGEGEGEGEGEDGDEKQLNLKNWQMKKLARALKAGRRKTSIKNLAADLCLDRALVLQLLREPPPDLLMMSLTIPDEPTTTVVSLETKPSEILLQEISIDQTESEPKANVPIHTLQRNWDAQKRLKKAHVDTLERVYRRSKRPTDAMISSIVHVTNIPRKRVVKWFEDKRVEEGVPDHRLPYQRSVPETA, from the exons ATGAGTGCGGCGTTTCAGTGTTTATGGGGTGCTCCGACTGAACCTTTCCTCGTACCTGTCCAATCCCTCACTCTTCCTTTCCATCGAAAACCATTTTTCTGCTCTGTTCCTCATTACTCTCCCGCTCGTAACCTCTCTTCTGTAATCGTTGCCGCTTCttccaaaaagaaaaaaaacaag aaaaaactGTCTCGTCATCATGTCACTGAGGGCGGCGAGGAGGATATGGACGCGTTTGAGCTTCTCTTCAAGCAACTCGAACAAGATCTCAAACGCGGTGATTTGTCAGATGATGATGGCGAAGGTGGGATAACTGAAGAAGAGATGGCATTGCTTGAACGTGAGTTGGACAATGCCTTGGGGGACTTTGATTCAGAATTGTTGAACTCGGATGTAATCGACATTGAACTTGGTAGTGATCCAGAGAATGATGGTAATGGTGATGGTGGTGAGGGTGAGGGTGAGGGTGAGGGTGAAGATGGAGATGAAAAGCAACTGAACCTTAAGAATTGGCAGATGAAGAAATTGGCTAGAGCTTTGAAAGCCGGCCGCCGCAAAACAAGT ATAAAAAATCTTGCTGCCGATCTTTGTCTTGATAGGGCCCTTGTTCTTCAATTACTTCGTGAACCTCCTCCAGATCTCTTAATGATGAGTCTAACTATACCTGATGAACCCACTACAACAGTAGTATCACTTGAAACTAAGCCCAGCGAGATTTTGCTTCAAGAAATAAGTATTGATCAAACTGAATCTGAACCCAAGGCTAATGTACCTATTCACACCTTGCAACGTAATTGGGATGCTCAAAAGCGATTGAAAAAGGCCCATGTTGACACTCTGGAGAGAGTTTATAGGAGATCAAAACGACCTACT GATGCAATGATCAGCAGCATTGTACATGTAACAAACATTCCTCGAAAAAGAGTTGTTAAGTGGTTTGAAGACAAGCGTGTTGAAGAGGGAGTTCCAGATCACCGTCTTCCTTACCAGCGCTCTGTTCCTGAAACTGCTTGA
- the LOC137820034 gene encoding uncharacterized protein, giving the protein MATPSASSKWTDNISTIAARILFLLIIFQIPLFRVSCRSGMCTNPLHVTSSQLIASEIFPAVVVKGLLYPGAAVNGLIHNMTVPSWDSLLDLYNLTSVKEASAVTDLQRLEVLAGSYFLVAGALVGLLKPGRMSMFGNLLIIWGLVKEGILGKPVNSDPSKAVYVYPTMVIALLCAFSSVKYDVKKAVRSAPVRSSAKPLQRSSKSKLK; this is encoded by the exons ATGGCAACTCCCTCGGCATCGTCGAAATGGACCGACAACATTTCCACAATAGCAGCTCGCATCTTGTTCCTTCTCATCATCTTTCAGATCCCTCTTTTCAG GGTGAGTTGCAGATCTGGCATGTGTACAAACCCTTTGCATGTCACATCGTCGCAGTTAATTGCAAGTGAAATCTTTCCTGCTGTTGTGGTGAAGGGCCTTCTGTACCCAGGGGCTGCAGTGAACGGCCTCATCCACAACATGACTGTTCCAAGTTGGGACAGTTTGTTGGACTTGTATAATTTGACCAGTGTGAAGGAAGCTTCTGCAGTAACTGATCTTCAACGCTTGGAG GTTCTTGCGGGAAGCTATTTCTTAGTGGCAGGAGCACTTGTGGGTCTTTTGAAACCTGGAAGAATGAGCATGTTTGGTAACCTTCTTATAATTTGGGGATTGGTCAAAGAAGGGATTTTAGGAAAACCAGTAAATTCTGATCCTTCAAAAGCTGTGTACGTCTACCCAACAATGGTGATTGCTTTGTTATGTGCTTTCTCGTCCGTTAAGTATGATGTGAAGAAGGCTGTTAGGTCAGCCCCTGTCAGGTCGTCTGCGAAACCGCTTCAGAGATCATCCAAGTCTAAGCTGAAATAG